In Gigantopelta aegis isolate Gae_Host chromosome 14, Gae_host_genome, whole genome shotgun sequence, the following proteins share a genomic window:
- the LOC121388330 gene encoding mediator of RNA polymerase II transcription subunit 10-like, which yields MSDKFEALEQLLELFIENTRQMGIIVSDFQPQGQNVLNQKIQTMVTEMQEVDKFRSQMQDIQVPLEVFDYIDQGKNPNLYTKDCLEKALAKNELVKGKMDNLKRFKALLIVELNKVFPNEMNMYRAVKGDDRPT from the exons ATGTCAGACAAATTCGAAGCATTAGAACAGCTTTTAGAGCTATTCATTGAAAACACAAGACAAATGGGCATCATTGTCAGTGATTTTCAGCCACAAGGACAAAACGTTCTCAACCAAAAAAT TCAGACAATGGTGACTGAAATGCAAGAAGTGGACAAGTTTCGCTCACAGATGCAAGACATTCAAGTACCACTGGAGGTGTTTGA ctACATTGACCAGGGCAAGAATCCAAACCTGTACACCAAGGACTGTCTAGAGAAGGCTCTCGCCAAGAACGAGCTGGTCAAGGGAAAGATGGATAACCTGAAA agGTTCAAAGCACTGTTGATTGTGGAGCTGAATAAAGTATTTCCAAACGAGATGAACATGTACAGAGCTGTGAAAGGCGACGACCGGCCAACGTGA